The Pan paniscus chromosome 1, NHGRI_mPanPan1-v2.0_pri, whole genome shotgun sequence genome has a segment encoding these proteins:
- the CASQ1 gene encoding calsequestrin-1 has protein sequence MSATDRMGPRAVPGLRLALLLLLVLGTPKSGVQGEEGLDFPEYDGVDRVINVNAKNYKNVFKKYEVLALLYHEPPEDDKASQRQFEMEELILELAAQVLEDKGVGFGLVDSEKDAAVAKKLGLTEVDSMYVFKGDEVIEYDGEFSADTIVEFLLDVLEDPVELIEGERELQAFENIEDEIKLIGYFKSKDSEHYKAFEDAAEEFHPYIPFFATFDSKVAKKLTLKLNEIDFYEAFMEEPVTIPDKPNSEEEIVNFVEEHRRSTLRKLKPESMYETWEDDMDGIHIVAFAEEADPDGFEFLETLKAVAQDNTENPDLSIIWIDPDDFPLLVPYWEKTFDIDLSAPQIGVVNVTDADSVWMEMDDEEDLPSAEELEDWLEDVLEGEINTEDDDDDDDD, from the exons ATGAGTGCTACAGACAGGATGGGGCCCAGAGCTGTGCCGGGTCTGCGGCTGGCACTGCTGTTGCTGCTGGTGCTAGGGACACCCAAGTCAGGGGTACAGGGGGAGGAAGGGCTGGACTTCCCTGAGTACGATGGTGTGGACCGTGTGATCAATGTCAATGCAAAGAACTACAAGAATGTGTTCAAGAAGTATGAGGTGCTGGCACTCCTCTACCATGAACCCCCCGAGGATGACAAGGCCTCACAAAGACAATTTGAGATGGAGGAGCTGATCCTGGAG TTAGCAGCCCAAGTCCTAGAAGACAAGGGTGTTGGCTTCGGGCTGGTAGACTCTGAGAAGGATGCAGCTGTGGCCAAGAAACTAG GCCTAACTGAAGTGGACAGCATGTATGTATTCAAGGGAGATGAAGTCATTGAGTACGATGGCGAGTTTTCTGCTGACACCATCGTGGAGTTTCTGCTTGAT GTCCTAGAGGACCCTGTGGAATTGATTGAAGGTGAACGAGAGCTGCAGGCATTTGAGAATATTGAGGATGAGATCAAACTCATTGGCTACTTCAAGAGCAAAGACTCAGAGC ATTACAAAGCCTTCGAGGATGCAGCTGAGGAGTTTCATCCCTACATCCCCTTCTTCGCCACCTTCGACAGCAAG GTGGCAAAGAAGCTGACCCTGAAGCTGAATGAGATTGATTTCTACGAGGCCTTCATGGAAGAGCCTGTGACCATCCCAGACAAGCCCAATAGCGAAGAGGAGATTGTCAACTTCGTGGAGGAGCACAGGAG ATCAAccctgaggaaactgaagccggAGAGTATGTATGAGACCTGG GAGGATGATATGGATGGAATCCACATTGTGGCCTTCGCAGAGGAAGCTGATCCTG ATGGTTTCGAGTTCTTAGAGACTCTCAAGGCTGTGGCCCAAGATAACACTGAAAACCCAGATCTTAGCATCATCTGGATTGACCCTGATGACTTCCCCCTG CTGGTCCCATACTGGGAGAAGACGTTTGACATCGACTTGTCAGCCCCACAGATAGGAGTCGTCAATGTTACTGAT GCGGATAGCGTATGGATGGAAATGGACGATGAGGAGGACCTGCCTTCTGCTGAGGAGCTGGAGGACTGGCTGGAGGATGTGCTGGAGGGCGAGATCAACACAGAGGacgatgacgatgatgatgatgactag